A genomic window from Massilia sp. METH4 includes:
- a CDS encoding methyl-accepting chemotaxis protein, with translation MLSMGLCLLAFMLISSVLSVSMNGNRARERAVTQELPAQVGEIRNDVLRQIGQSLAVSQTLANDTYVHAWEDAGLPAEGEAAWQKYAGHLKARNNAATVFWVSRATGKYFTDGGYNRTLAQAQASDAWFYDFLSANVPYRLDIDKDVSAGTYMLFINTRVETAGGKLAVAGMGLGVNDLANTIRNYRLGATGTVSLVRPNGVLLVDRDPQLADGKHLLQDQPGFDAGVVKTLFNGQPFAHATIDGPQGKLIVAASYIKELNLYVLARVPEAEVLGDIARAATISALIAGLVGGGIGLAGIWVISRAIAAPVMRAARMLGEIADGNGDLSRRMRVESEDEVGALAGAFNRFISSLNGTILQVRDSAHQIATATGEIATGNLDLSNRTEAQASNLEETAAAMEELTATVRQNADNAAQANVLVASTADAARKGGAVVSQVVDMMGAITDSSRRISDIIGVIDGIAFQTNILALNAAVEAARAGEQGRGFAVVAAEVRNLAQRSATAAKEIKDLILASVDQVNTGSKLADGAGQAMGEIVGSVQRVADLVAQITNASDEQSQGIGQVNGAIGEMDSATQQNAALVEEAAAAAESLRIQAAMLEQVVGTFKLDAPAAPATHAAGVAAPRRAALSVR, from the coding sequence ATGCTGAGCATGGGCCTGTGCCTGCTTGCCTTCATGCTGATTTCGTCCGTGCTGAGCGTGTCGATGAACGGCAACCGGGCGCGCGAGCGCGCGGTCACGCAGGAATTGCCGGCGCAAGTCGGCGAGATCCGCAACGACGTGCTGCGCCAGATTGGCCAGTCGCTGGCGGTCTCGCAGACGCTGGCGAACGACACCTATGTGCATGCCTGGGAAGACGCGGGCCTGCCCGCGGAAGGGGAAGCCGCGTGGCAGAAATATGCCGGCCACCTGAAGGCCAGGAACAATGCGGCCACCGTGTTCTGGGTGTCGCGCGCCACGGGCAAGTACTTCACCGATGGCGGCTACAACCGCACGCTGGCGCAGGCCCAGGCAAGCGACGCCTGGTTCTACGATTTCCTCTCGGCTAACGTGCCGTATCGCCTCGATATCGACAAGGACGTGAGCGCGGGCACCTACATGTTGTTCATCAATACCCGCGTGGAGACGGCCGGCGGCAAGCTGGCCGTGGCGGGCATGGGCCTGGGCGTCAACGACCTGGCGAACACGATCCGCAACTACCGTCTCGGTGCGACGGGTACGGTATCGCTGGTGCGCCCGAACGGCGTGCTGCTGGTCGACCGCGATCCGCAGCTGGCCGACGGCAAGCACCTGCTGCAGGACCAGCCCGGCTTCGACGCCGGCGTGGTGAAGACCCTGTTCAACGGCCAGCCTTTCGCCCATGCCACCATCGACGGCCCGCAGGGCAAGCTGATCGTGGCCGCTTCCTACATCAAGGAATTGAACCTGTATGTGCTGGCCCGCGTGCCGGAAGCGGAAGTGCTGGGCGATATCGCTCGCGCGGCGACGATTTCGGCACTGATCGCCGGCCTGGTGGGCGGCGGCATCGGCCTGGCGGGCATCTGGGTGATCAGCCGCGCGATCGCCGCGCCGGTGATGCGCGCGGCCCGCATGCTGGGTGAAATTGCCGACGGCAACGGCGACCTTTCCCGCCGCATGCGCGTGGAGTCCGAAGACGAGGTCGGCGCGCTGGCCGGCGCCTTCAACCGCTTCATCTCTTCGCTGAACGGCACGATCCTCCAGGTGCGCGACAGCGCCCACCAGATCGCCACTGCCACCGGCGAGATCGCCACCGGCAACCTCGACCTGTCCAACCGTACCGAGGCACAGGCATCGAACCTGGAAGAAACCGCGGCCGCGATGGAAGAACTGACGGCGACGGTGCGCCAGAATGCCGACAATGCCGCCCAGGCCAACGTGCTGGTGGCGTCCACGGCGGACGCGGCGCGCAAGGGCGGCGCCGTGGTCTCCCAGGTGGTCGACATGATGGGGGCCATCACCGACAGCTCGCGCCGGATTTCCGACATCATCGGCGTGATCGACGGCATCGCTTTCCAGACCAATATCCTCGCCTTGAACGCCGCCGTGGAAGCGGCGCGGGCGGGCGAGCAGGGCCGCGGCTTCGCCGTGGTGGCCGCCGAGGTGCGCAACCTTGCGCAGCGCTCGGCGACCGCCGCGAAGGAGATCAAGGACCTGATCCTGGCCTCGGTCGACCAGGTCAATACCGGCAGCAAGCTGGCCGACGGTGCCGGCCAGGCGATGGGGGAGATCGTGGGTTCCGTGCAGCGGGTGGCGGACCTGGTGGCCCAGATCACCAACGCCAGCGACGAGCAGAGCCAGGGCATCGGCCAGGTCAACGGTGCGATCGGCGAGATGGACAGCGCCACGCAGCAGAACGCCGCGCTGGTCGAGGAAGCGGCGGCCGCCGCCGAATCGCTGCGCATCCAGGCGGCCATGCTCGAGCAGGTGGTGGGCACGTTCAAGCTCGACGCGCCGGCCGCGCCGGCAACGCATGCGGCCGGCGTGGCCGCGCCGCGTCGCGCCGCGCTCAGCGTTCGGTGA